The Candidatus Zixiibacteriota bacterium genome contains the following window.
CGCAGATAAACACCACCGATCCCATTCGGTAATCTGTATTCGATCTCCTTGATCTTACGAAGAAAAAGCAGTGTCCTGGCGCTTAGCTTACACAGTCTTGTACTGATCTCCCTGCATGCAATTGCCGGTTCCACATCCTCTTTGTTGAACGGAAAGGCGAAGAGGGTTGTCCATGAATCTCCGATGTCTTGCTGCTGAACGGCATATGGCCGAACGTAGTTCTCGACTCTGAAGCTTTCATCGCCTGAGTGAATTTCAGGTGTAGTTGTGTATGCGTAGACTGACTTGAAGCCGATCCCGAACTTGCCGATCTGAGTGAGATCTTCAGTCTTCGTTCCTTCACCGACCCCGCAAATGCCGCGTACATCATTTTCATCAAATAGGCGGCCGTCATGAAGAACCTCGAGCTTGTCTTCTACAAGTTGGAAGAGGACCTTCGACGCACCGGCATCCTCGGCGTTCTGCAGAAGCTCGAAAATGAAATGCGTCCTATCCGTATATAGCCTGCCCAAAAAGGATAGATGACGTGTTCCTTGGCCATATTCGAGTATGTTGTCGGCACGTATTTTGTCGTAATCACTCGGCATGAGGCGTATCTCCAACGATCTGAATCACTCCGTATGCCACCGGCTCTGCGGTTATCTCCGCCCTTTCCATGGCGATGTCCAAATCCTGAATGCGCCTGGCGTAGTCCGCCTCAGCCGCAGAGATTTGAGACTGGCGCATTTTCTGAATCTTTTCGTTGCTGGCTTGCTTAAGCTGTTCCTCAAGAAGCGCTATCCGCGCCCGATGACTCGTTGTAAGGCTCTCCCGGCGAAACTCTGCCAATTCCTGCGTTCTTCGCCTATGTTTTACCCGTGCATCGGACCAGAGACTGTAGTGTTGACCGTCTAAGGCATCCCAACAAGCCGGATCGGCTTCTTTCGGATCATCGACAGGGAGGTCAGTTGCCTTTTCAAGAAGACGGCTAAGATGTAATGTGACCGCTTCAGTGGAAGCAACTGGCCGCAGGACCAGATCTTCCTTGATCCCGTGAAACCGCCATTGATAAATGGCAAACTTGTATCGACCTGGGAGAACGTCGCTGGACTGAGCCTTGAGTGTAGCGACCACTCGT
Protein-coding sequences here:
- a CDS encoding helicase is translated as RVVATLKAQSSDVLPGRYKFAIYQWRFHGIKEDLVLRPVASTEAVTLHLSRLLEKATDLPVDDPKEADPACWDALDGQHYSLWSDARVKHRRRTQELAEFRRESLTTSHRARIALLEEQLKQASNEKIQKMRQSQISAAEADYARRIQDLDIAMERAEITAEPVAYGVIQIVGDTPHAE